Proteins co-encoded in one Melioribacteraceae bacterium genomic window:
- a CDS encoding Ig-like domain-containing protein, which produces MLIFNSCASQLPPGGGEIDKTPPEIIGVFPQNGSTDYKDDFFELIFSEYVDKRSVQEAIFISPPLNKSLIYDWSGKRLSVFFQDTLKENTTYTVTLGAEVADLNNQNKMIEPFTFAFSTGGTIDSGKIAGKIYDVDPGGIMVYAYVKNDHEVDPSVRKPDYISQVGKNGKFILMGLSEGEYRVYALRDNLRDFLYQSNEDQFGVQFKDLKLSGEQNVITNCDFLMSREDTIPPKISSVVMRDRNHFLIEFSEPVDSTNILNTNFFVYDSTLQKQYNIKYFFKGDSRPGQYFLSISDSLVNGNKIYLTVNSIYDRTGNINPSESISITPKADPDTIPPKIRKIAGSMQGEKVDFINPVITIKFDDGFSRAGIESAITIDDGKGIIFPVEISFVDDASFDVRIKSKLQQRKDYLLKLDLNKFIDAAGNTTDSLHIHKFTTNSELDFSGAAGVVSGINDPSDVYVELKSIESGSNTYIKKIGKDKSFNVDRIVPGKYLLNSFIDKNKNGKYDHGKVKPFTYAEKFTFYPDTLNLRARWPVVDLILDY; this is translated from the coding sequence TTGTTAATTTTTAATTCATGCGCAAGCCAGCTGCCGCCGGGCGGAGGTGAGATTGATAAAACTCCACCTGAAATTATTGGGGTATTTCCGCAAAACGGTTCAACAGATTACAAAGATGATTTTTTTGAATTGATTTTTTCAGAATACGTTGATAAGAGGTCGGTTCAGGAAGCGATTTTTATTTCTCCTCCGTTAAATAAATCACTTATATATGATTGGAGCGGAAAACGTCTTTCGGTATTCTTTCAGGATACACTTAAAGAAAATACAACTTATACCGTGACTCTTGGCGCCGAAGTTGCCGACCTTAATAATCAGAATAAGATGATTGAACCGTTTACATTTGCATTCTCAACCGGCGGCACAATAGATAGCGGAAAAATCGCCGGGAAAATATACGACGTCGATCCCGGCGGCATTATGGTCTATGCTTATGTGAAAAATGACCACGAAGTAGATCCTTCGGTTCGAAAGCCTGATTATATATCCCAGGTCGGTAAGAACGGAAAATTTATCCTTATGGGTCTGAGTGAAGGCGAATACAGGGTCTATGCATTAAGGGATAACCTGAGGGATTTCCTGTATCAGAGTAATGAAGATCAGTTCGGCGTTCAATTTAAAGACTTAAAATTAAGTGGTGAACAGAATGTAATTACAAATTGCGATTTCCTCATGAGCAGGGAGGATACTATCCCTCCGAAAATCAGCAGCGTTGTTATGAGAGACCGTAATCATTTCTTAATTGAATTTTCCGAACCGGTCGATAGTACAAATATTCTTAACACGAACTTTTTCGTTTACGATTCCACTTTACAGAAGCAGTACAATATTAAATACTTTTTCAAAGGCGACTCACGGCCCGGTCAGTATTTCCTTTCAATAAGTGACTCACTGGTTAACGGAAATAAAATTTACCTGACGGTTAATTCCATCTATGATAGAACCGGTAATATCAATCCATCTGAAAGTATTTCAATAACTCCAAAGGCCGATCCGGATACTATCCCTCCTAAAATACGCAAGATTGCCGGTTCAATGCAGGGAGAAAAAGTGGATTTCATTAATCCTGTAATCACTATTAAGTTCGACGACGGATTTTCGCGCGCAGGCATTGAAAGCGCAATAACTATTGACGACGGTAAGGGGATTATATTTCCCGTTGAGATCAGTTTTGTTGATGACGCATCATTCGATGTCAGGATTAAAAGTAAGCTTCAGCAGCGGAAAGACTATTTATTAAAACTGGATTTAAATAAATTTATTGATGCTGCAGGCAATACTACCGATTCGTTGCATATTCACAAATTTACAACCAACAGCGAACTCGATTTCTCCGGCGCCGCAGGTGTGGTCTCCGGAATAAATGACCCTTCGGATGTATATGTGGAATTAAAAAGTATTGAAAGCGGAAGTAATACTTATATCAAAAAGATCGGTAAAGACAAATCCTTTAATGTCGATAGAATTGTACCGGGTAAGTATTTGCTGAACAGTTTTATCGATAAAAATAAAAACGGTAAATATGACCACGGTAAAGTGAAGCCATTCACATATGCTGAAAAGTTTACATTCTACCCGGATACTCTTAATCTGAGAGCTCGCTGGCCAGTTGTTGATTTGATCCTGGATTATTAA
- a CDS encoding DUF1343 domain-containing protein gives MGIDLLERDNFTLLENKRIALITNQTGLNSRLVSTVDLLSRAENLQLVSVYSPEHGFHGLNTAGESVEDFTDSTTGIKYYSLYGKRTKPTREMLTNIDAIVYDIQDIGCRAYTYITTLGLAMEAAAESGKEFIILDRPNPLGGLRIEGNIVEDGFTSFVSPFKIPYVYGLTCGELATLINEEGMLKDSVKCKLHIVKMVGWERWMHFYDTGLIWVPSSTNVPYSSTPFYLVGSGILGELVTISIGISYTLPFQTFAAEWIDPDTLSARMNDLKLKGVRFRPIIYRTNYGIWIDKILKGVQIHITDYDKVNLMELQFYFMEVHNNLYPDKKIFDLTDSTRIKMFDKVMGTDRVRILFSRDYKVDAIKDYLRKDLTSFRNLSGKYFLYN, from the coding sequence TTGGGTATTGATCTGCTGGAGAGAGATAATTTTACGCTTTTAGAGAATAAGAGGATCGCATTAATCACCAATCAGACTGGATTGAACAGCAGACTTGTCTCAACAGTTGATCTTTTAAGCAGAGCAGAGAATCTGCAACTGGTTTCTGTATACAGCCCCGAGCACGGTTTTCACGGATTAAACACCGCCGGTGAATCAGTTGAGGATTTTACCGATTCAACTACAGGGATTAAATATTATTCTCTTTACGGAAAGCGGACGAAGCCGACCCGGGAAATGCTTACGAATATTGACGCGATTGTATATGATATTCAGGACATCGGATGCAGAGCATATACATATATCACAACATTAGGACTGGCAATGGAAGCGGCGGCAGAATCCGGAAAGGAATTTATCATTCTTGACCGGCCTAATCCGCTCGGCGGCTTGAGAATCGAAGGGAACATCGTTGAAGATGGTTTTACTTCATTCGTTAGTCCATTCAAAATTCCATATGTATATGGGCTAACATGCGGAGAACTCGCCACGCTAATAAACGAAGAAGGAATGCTTAAAGACAGTGTTAAATGTAAGTTGCATATTGTTAAGATGGTGGGATGGGAACGATGGATGCATTTTTATGATACCGGCCTTATCTGGGTTCCTTCTTCTACTAATGTACCTTACAGTTCAACGCCCTTTTATTTAGTCGGTTCCGGAATACTTGGCGAGCTCGTAACAATTTCGATAGGAATTAGTTATACTCTTCCCTTCCAGACGTTTGCAGCAGAGTGGATTGATCCCGACACACTTTCGGCAAGGATGAACGATTTAAAACTTAAGGGAGTCAGATTCCGGCCGATAATTTACAGAACTAATTACGGTATCTGGATCGATAAAATATTAAAGGGCGTTCAAATACATATAACTGATTACGACAAAGTAAATCTTATGGAACTGCAGTTCTATTTTATGGAGGTCCACAATAATCTCTACCCGGACAAAAAGATTTTCGATCTGACCGATTCAACGAGGATCAAGATGTTCGATAAGGTTATGGGCACCGATAGGGTAAGAATATTATTCAGCAGAGATTATAAAGTAGATGCAATCAAAGATTACTTAAGAAAAGACCTCACATCATTCAGAAATTTATCGGGTAAATACTTTCTTTATAATTAA
- a CDS encoding cyclodeaminase/cyclohydrolase family protein, with protein sequence MELSRTIQEYLNELSSGSPTPGGGNVAALCGALASGLGTMVCNLTIGKKKYAEVEAEMTQLKDKLTKYQSDFVELAKKDNAAFDKVMEAFKLPKETENDKVLRNAKIEEATIEAAEVPSEVMRLCYELLPLLKTISEKGNKNSLSDAGVAISLVRSSAQGAYLNVLINCGSLSNQTIAGEIRKRADIIFEETDRTTSGLLEIITKSLMPL encoded by the coding sequence ATGGAATTATCCAGAACAATACAGGAATATCTGAACGAACTCTCTTCCGGATCACCTACACCCGGCGGCGGAAATGTTGCAGCGCTGTGCGGTGCGCTGGCAAGCGGACTCGGTACTATGGTATGCAACCTTACAATAGGCAAGAAGAAATATGCTGAAGTTGAGGCAGAGATGACCCAATTAAAAGATAAATTGACTAAATACCAGAGTGATTTTGTTGAGCTGGCAAAGAAAGACAATGCAGCATTCGACAAAGTGATGGAGGCATTCAAACTCCCCAAAGAAACGGAAAACGATAAAGTTCTGCGTAATGCAAAAATAGAAGAAGCAACAATAGAAGCCGCGGAGGTTCCTTCGGAAGTGATGCGACTCTGTTATGAATTGCTCCCACTTCTTAAAACTATTTCCGAGAAAGGGAACAAAAACTCGCTCTCTGATGCCGGTGTTGCAATTTCTCTTGTAAGATCGTCTGCTCAGGGAGCTTATTTAAATGTGCTGATCAATTGCGGGTCGCTGAGCAATCAGACAATCGCAGGTGAAATAAGAAAGAGAGCCGATATTATTTTTGAGGAGACAGACAGAACGACATCAGGACTTCTTGAAATAATAACCAAATCGTTAATGCCATTATGA
- the ftcD gene encoding glutamate formimidoyltransferase, whose protein sequence is MNSAKPKIIECVPNFSEGKDEKTFSAIKEAIKNTKNVKLLSLEPDADYNRVVVTMAGNEEGILNGAVNACKAAAELIDMRNHKGEHPRLGAIDVVPFVPVSNVTTEECVRISERFGEIISKELNVPVYLYESAARKPERKSLSSIRQGEYEGLKDKLKDPTWSPDFGSPVFNPKLGAIVTGSRFFLIAYNVNIISTDVKYSKEIAEVLRESGYSKRDENGNLIKVDGKTVKVPGRLKEFKGMGVSLEKYNCTQVSINLTNYNVTPMHTAFEEVKKEAARLGAEVNGSEIVGLVPLEAMLQAGRFYTGGKETNENRLVEEAINHLGLSTLNTFKPEEKIIEYMI, encoded by the coding sequence ATGAATTCAGCAAAACCTAAAATTATTGAATGCGTACCGAATTTCAGTGAAGGTAAGGATGAAAAAACTTTTTCTGCTATCAAAGAAGCAATAAAAAATACAAAGAACGTAAAACTACTGAGCCTGGAACCGGATGCAGATTATAACCGTGTTGTAGTTACAATGGCCGGGAACGAGGAAGGGATTCTAAATGGAGCAGTTAATGCATGTAAAGCCGCAGCGGAATTAATCGATATGAGAAATCACAAAGGAGAACATCCGCGTCTCGGAGCTATTGACGTAGTTCCGTTTGTACCGGTCTCCAATGTAACCACCGAAGAATGCGTAAGAATTTCTGAGCGTTTCGGAGAAATTATATCCAAAGAATTAAACGTGCCCGTTTATCTTTATGAAAGTGCAGCCCGCAAACCTGAAAGAAAGAGTTTATCCAGTATACGTCAGGGTGAATATGAAGGATTGAAGGATAAACTCAAGGACCCGACCTGGTCACCCGATTTCGGTTCACCTGTTTTTAATCCGAAATTAGGTGCAATTGTTACAGGGTCGAGATTCTTCCTCATAGCTTACAATGTTAATATCATTTCAACCGACGTAAAATATTCGAAGGAAATTGCTGAAGTATTAAGGGAAAGCGGATATTCAAAACGCGATGAGAACGGCAATCTGATAAAGGTTGACGGGAAAACTGTGAAAGTGCCGGGACGTTTAAAAGAATTCAAAGGAATGGGTGTTTCACTTGAGAAATACAATTGTACGCAGGTTTCAATTAATCTTACAAATTATAATGTGACACCAATGCACACAGCATTTGAAGAAGTGAAAAAGGAAGCGGCGCGTCTCGGTGCTGAAGTTAACGGTAGCGAAATCGTTGGACTTGTTCCTCTCGAAGCAATGCTTCAGGCAGGCAGGTTTTATACAGGCGGAAAAGAAACAAATGAGAACAGATTGGTTGAAGAAGCGATTAATCATCTCGGCCTGAGTACACTGAACACTTTCAAACCTGAAGAAAAAATAATTGAATATATGATCTAA
- the hutI gene encoding imidazolonepropionase has protein sequence MKKLLKAPSQIVTVDTKGKNLKRGIDLTSIDPLYDHSIIVENGIIKDIVPDYSVANNSFDQVIDVKDCTILPGLVECHTHTAFAGSRSNEFLMRLRGATYEEIAASGGGIISTVKAVRQSTFEELVEIIKPRIGLFISQGITTLEIKSGYGLSYYDEIKLLQVINYFKNSLPIEIIPTFLGAHTYPPEYKNDHDKYLKIISEELLPFIIKNNLAGHVDAFCEKGAFSSEEVDRIFSKAKKLGYKLRLHTEQFNNVGGLDVALRHKALSVDHLEVIKNEDIHKLNGSDTVAVLLPGVSFFLDYQYAPARELLKNNATVALSTDYNPGSSNIPDLHFIMSLAALKMKMTAEEIISGVTINAAKALDMNRITGSIEIGKQADFAVFKAREYQDIIYNIGQNLNSMTIKKGEIIYKSKTEK, from the coding sequence ATGAAAAAACTATTAAAAGCACCTTCGCAAATAGTTACCGTTGATACAAAGGGGAAAAACCTGAAAAGAGGCATTGACCTTACCTCAATCGATCCGTTGTACGATCATTCGATTATAGTTGAAAATGGGATAATAAAAGACATAGTTCCGGACTACTCAGTTGCAAATAATTCGTTTGATCAAGTTATCGACGTTAAAGATTGTACAATACTGCCCGGACTGGTTGAATGCCATACGCATACGGCTTTTGCCGGTTCAAGGTCGAATGAGTTTCTGATGCGTCTGCGTGGAGCTACTTATGAGGAGATCGCTGCTTCCGGCGGAGGAATAATCTCTACGGTTAAAGCCGTCCGGCAATCAACTTTCGAAGAATTAGTGGAAATCATAAAACCGAGAATCGGACTTTTTATTTCTCAGGGAATAACAACTCTGGAGATAAAGAGCGGATACGGTTTGAGTTATTACGACGAAATAAAACTGCTTCAGGTAATCAATTATTTCAAGAATTCGCTGCCTATAGAAATTATACCAACGTTTCTCGGCGCTCATACCTATCCGCCGGAATACAAAAACGACCATGATAAATACTTAAAAATAATTTCGGAAGAGCTTCTTCCCTTCATAATAAAAAATAATCTTGCAGGGCATGTGGATGCATTCTGTGAAAAAGGAGCTTTCAGCAGCGAAGAAGTTGATAGAATTTTTTCGAAAGCAAAAAAACTGGGATACAAATTAAGACTTCATACAGAACAGTTTAACAATGTAGGCGGCCTTGATGTAGCCCTCAGACACAAAGCACTTTCAGTGGACCACCTGGAAGTAATTAAAAATGAAGATATTCATAAGCTGAACGGTTCCGATACTGTGGCGGTTCTTTTGCCGGGCGTCTCATTTTTTCTTGATTATCAGTATGCCCCTGCACGTGAGCTGCTGAAAAACAATGCGACGGTTGCCCTATCAACCGACTATAACCCGGGATCATCGAATATTCCCGATCTTCATTTCATAATGAGTCTTGCCGCACTTAAAATGAAAATGACAGCCGAGGAAATTATAAGCGGCGTTACAATAAATGCGGCAAAAGCACTTGATATGAACAGGATCACCGGTAGTATTGAAATAGGTAAACAGGCGGATTTTGCCGTATTTAAAGCCCGGGAGTATCAGGATATAATTTATAATATAGGACAAAACTTAAATTCAATGACTATTAAAAAAGGCGAGATAATTTACAAAAGTAAAACGGAGAAATGA
- the glgA gene encoding glycogen synthase GlgA gives MPSKYKILFITSEVVPFIKTGGLADVSSALPQKLQELGHQVRIVVPKYGAIDERKYKIHEVVRLKDLKINIGNKEVVFSLRSSFLIGPKTRVQIYFLDNPEFFGNRHSLYSDPLSGEDYPDNDERFILLSRAVFELVTKLGWVPDVIHSNDWQTGLVPAYLKSMFAKDPLFSPIKTLFTIHNLAFQGVFPKTSFAKTELPKEMESEKGILHKGKVNFLKAGLVYSDMITTVSETYAKELCLKKDFGAGLQDVLCKRKKDMYGIINGIDEAIWNPEIDNKIAQKYSARNLEHKKENKKALADNFGFKYDEKVPVIGMISRLIEDKGLDLLEKAFPQLMKLNLRLILLGTGDKKYHKFFTSAASKYHNNFSCFIGFDEELAHLIEAGSDMFLMPSKYEPCGLNQMYSLMYGTVPIVRYTGGLADTVQPFNPKSKSGNGFAFEKYAVGDMIAEIKKAIKIFSSDQETWQTIMRNGMKSNFTWLSSAKKYLDLYKKLTD, from the coding sequence ATGCCTTCTAAGTATAAAATTCTTTTTATCACCTCGGAAGTTGTCCCATTCATTAAAACAGGCGGTTTAGCAGATGTATCCTCAGCTTTGCCACAGAAATTGCAGGAATTAGGTCACCAGGTTCGTATTGTTGTCCCTAAATATGGTGCAATTGATGAACGGAAATACAAAATCCACGAAGTTGTTCGACTCAAGGATCTTAAAATAAATATTGGGAACAAAGAAGTTGTTTTTTCACTTAGATCTTCATTCCTGATAGGACCAAAAACCAGGGTTCAAATCTATTTCCTTGATAATCCCGAATTTTTCGGGAACCGGCACAGTCTCTATTCCGACCCATTAAGCGGCGAGGACTATCCTGATAATGACGAAAGGTTTATTCTTCTTTCGCGTGCTGTCTTTGAACTCGTTACTAAATTAGGCTGGGTTCCGGATGTAATCCACAGTAATGACTGGCAGACCGGACTAGTACCGGCTTACCTGAAATCGATGTTCGCAAAAGATCCTTTATTCTCTCCGATTAAAACACTTTTCACAATTCACAATCTGGCTTTTCAGGGGGTCTTCCCCAAGACTTCATTTGCTAAAACTGAATTGCCAAAAGAAATGGAGAGTGAAAAGGGGATTCTGCATAAAGGTAAAGTTAATTTTCTGAAAGCAGGATTGGTTTATTCTGATATGATTACAACCGTTAGCGAAACTTATGCAAAGGAATTATGCCTGAAGAAAGATTTCGGTGCCGGCTTGCAGGATGTGCTCTGTAAACGTAAAAAGGATATGTACGGCATCATTAATGGAATTGATGAAGCAATCTGGAATCCTGAAATAGATAATAAAATTGCTCAGAAATATTCAGCCAGGAACCTGGAACATAAGAAGGAGAATAAAAAAGCTCTGGCTGATAACTTCGGATTTAAGTATGATGAAAAGGTTCCTGTTATCGGTATGATCTCCAGATTAATCGAGGATAAAGGTCTTGATCTTCTGGAAAAGGCTTTTCCACAGTTAATGAAATTGAACCTCCGTCTAATCTTACTCGGTACGGGCGATAAAAAATATCATAAATTTTTCACAAGCGCGGCTTCCAAATATCATAATAACTTCTCCTGTTTTATCGGATTTGATGAAGAACTTGCTCATCTTATTGAAGCAGGTTCGGATATGTTCCTAATGCCTTCGAAGTATGAGCCTTGCGGACTCAATCAGATGTATAGCCTGATGTACGGTACTGTTCCAATAGTTCGTTATACTGGCGGTCTGGCTGATACCGTTCAACCGTTCAATCCGAAATCTAAATCGGGTAACGGATTTGCTTTCGAAAAATATGCCGTTGGCGATATGATTGCTGAGATTAAAAAAGCGATCAAGATTTTTTCTTCGGATCAGGAAACCTGGCAGACAATTATGCGGAACGGTATGAAATCTAATTTCACCTGGCTCAGCTCAGCCAAGAAGTATCTCGACTTATATAAAAAGCTTACCGATTAA
- a CDS encoding HAD family hydrolase — translation MQHAVFLDRDGTINFDPGYLKDPELVNLFPGVAESIKKLKDQFGFKIIVISNQAGIAYGMMTDLDVIAVNNKINSLLMEKGTSIDHFYFCPFHPDYSNEEDSKCRKPSPYMIVQASKDHGLDLNRSYMVGDKGIDVECGLNAGIKTILITHSNDNREINSLHNQGKKPNFVAANFIDACDFIVRDYLEVNT, via the coding sequence ATGCAGCACGCGGTTTTTTTAGACAGAGACGGTACTATCAATTTTGACCCCGGATACCTGAAGGATCCCGAATTGGTCAATCTTTTTCCGGGTGTTGCCGAATCTATTAAAAAACTGAAAGACCAGTTTGGCTTTAAAATAATTGTAATCTCTAATCAGGCGGGTATTGCTTACGGAATGATGACTGACCTAGATGTGATAGCTGTCAATAATAAAATTAACTCGCTTCTGATGGAAAAAGGTACTTCAATCGATCATTTTTATTTCTGCCCGTTTCATCCTGATTATAGTAATGAAGAAGATTCAAAATGCAGGAAACCATCTCCGTATATGATTGTACAAGCTTCTAAAGATCATGGATTAGATTTGAATAGATCTTATATGGTGGGTGATAAAGGAATTGATGTAGAATGCGGACTTAATGCCGGTATAAAAACAATTTTAATAACTCATAGTAATGACAATAGAGAAATTAATAGCTTGCATAATCAAGGGAAAAAGCCCAATTTTGTAGCCGCTAATTTCATAGATGCATGCGACTTTATTGTCAGGGATTACCTGGAGGTTAATACTTGA
- a CDS encoding tetratricopeptide repeat protein produces MKRLLLLTLLVVGFISNNELSAQNDQVTFSLFYEYHKNKDFVSAVDYGWQVVNGDPSPWLKYKIFPKMEEILWYLHDSSKVSDQQKLAIKDTILYFYDRAIKYEPNLEGFYTARKAYVMEVWIQSNPLEIISLYEAAMAKDPSLDIFYKDRLGVLYIANATEENDLKLKALDLYSKLAEQEPDNPLWNQKLETIAENIDELVPIMKKAWEFDKENLEKAYKYAATCIRAQDFEQAQIPLEFLTTKAPEVINYWKQLASVYEKLDLNDKAINAYKKLIDLQPDNRDNYLNLALVYKRMEQLSVSRTYLLRAMKIDPNWDYPVFIEAQLYEQGARACEFDFMAKCVYLLAVNTYRKAASLGGQFSNTASERVRALQNSIPMKEDYFFRKLKSGDTIRIEGACYSWIDRSVVVP; encoded by the coding sequence TTGAAACGTTTACTACTTTTAACTTTACTGGTCGTTGGATTTATTTCCAATAATGAACTGTCTGCTCAGAATGATCAGGTAACTTTCAGCCTGTTCTATGAATATCATAAGAATAAGGATTTTGTGAGCGCTGTTGATTACGGCTGGCAGGTTGTTAATGGTGATCCGTCTCCCTGGTTAAAATATAAGATCTTCCCTAAAATGGAGGAAATTCTCTGGTACTTACACGATAGTTCTAAAGTGTCCGATCAGCAGAAACTGGCTATAAAGGATACTATTCTTTATTTCTACGACAGGGCAATTAAATATGAGCCGAATCTTGAAGGTTTCTATACCGCCAGAAAAGCCTATGTTATGGAAGTCTGGATCCAATCGAATCCTCTCGAAATTATTTCTCTTTACGAAGCTGCCATGGCTAAAGATCCGTCGCTGGATATTTTCTACAAAGACCGACTTGGGGTTCTCTACATAGCTAATGCAACAGAGGAGAACGATCTAAAATTGAAGGCACTTGATCTTTACAGCAAATTAGCTGAACAGGAACCTGATAATCCATTATGGAATCAGAAACTTGAAACGATTGCCGAGAATATTGACGAACTTGTTCCGATTATGAAAAAAGCCTGGGAATTTGATAAAGAAAATTTGGAAAAGGCTTATAAATATGCGGCTACATGTATTCGTGCTCAGGATTTTGAACAGGCGCAGATTCCTCTTGAGTTTCTTACTACTAAAGCTCCTGAAGTTATTAATTACTGGAAACAGCTTGCCAGTGTATATGAAAAACTTGATTTGAATGATAAAGCAATTAACGCATATAAAAAATTAATCGATCTTCAACCCGATAACCGGGATAATTATCTTAACCTTGCTCTTGTTTATAAAAGAATGGAACAACTTTCCGTATCCAGGACTTATCTCCTGAGAGCAATGAAAATTGATCCTAACTGGGATTATCCGGTTTTCATTGAAGCTCAGCTTTATGAACAGGGAGCCAGAGCTTGTGAATTCGATTTTATGGCTAAATGTGTTTATCTGCTTGCGGTTAATACCTATCGTAAAGCTGCATCTTTGGGCGGACAATTCTCTAATACAGCCTCTGAAAGAGTCAGGGCACTGCAGAATTCAATTCCTATGAAAGAAGACTACTTCTTTAGAAAATTGAAATCGGGTGATACAATTAGAATTGAAGGTGCATGCTACTCCTGGATTGATCGTAGTGTTGTTGTTCCGTAA
- the glyA gene encoding serine hydroxymethyltransferase, which yields MKNYLNADPEILRVSNLELERQESHLELIASENFVSPAVLQAAGSVLTNKYAEGYPGKRYYGGCEFVDMAEDIARDRLKKLFGAEYVNVQPHSGSQANMAVYMALLKPGDTILGLSLDHGGHLTHGSLVNFSGQIYRSVPYMLNKETKTLDYNLIEDLAKKEKPKLIVMGASAYSRDWDYAKFREIADKVGSLLMCDMAHPSGLIAKGLLNNPLPYCDVVTSTTHKTLRGPRGGVILVGKDKDNPMGIKTLKGDRLKLISEVFDGMVMPGIQGGPLMHIIMAKAVAFGEALQDSFADYARQVINNAKTLANELIGYGYDIVSGGTDNHLMLVDLTAKGLSGKKIENALGLAAITVNKNMIPFDTKSPFVTSGIRIGTPAVTTRGMKENEMKLIAEFINRAIINSENESELKSIRNQVGELCSGFPLYPDLKTS from the coding sequence ATGAAAAATTATCTCAATGCTGATCCTGAAATTCTGCGTGTATCTAATCTTGAACTAGAGAGGCAGGAATCACATCTCGAATTAATTGCTTCCGAAAATTTTGTTAGTCCGGCCGTTCTACAGGCCGCCGGCTCTGTGTTAACAAACAAATATGCCGAAGGATATCCCGGCAAAAGATATTATGGCGGCTGTGAGTTTGTTGATATGGCAGAAGATATTGCAAGAGACAGGCTTAAAAAATTATTCGGTGCTGAATATGTTAACGTTCAGCCTCACAGCGGATCTCAGGCAAACATGGCTGTTTATATGGCTCTTCTTAAACCCGGTGATACTATCCTGGGCTTGAGCCTTGACCATGGTGGCCATCTTACTCACGGCTCGCTCGTGAATTTCTCGGGTCAGATTTATAGATCTGTTCCGTACATGCTTAATAAAGAAACTAAAACATTAGACTATAACCTGATTGAAGATCTTGCAAAAAAGGAAAAACCGAAGCTGATTGTTATGGGCGCCAGTGCATACTCTAGAGACTGGGACTATGCGAAATTCAGAGAGATCGCTGATAAAGTCGGATCTCTGCTTATGTGCGATATGGCTCATCCGTCCGGATTAATTGCCAAGGGCCTTTTAAATAATCCCTTACCTTATTGCGATGTAGTAACTTCTACGACTCATAAAACTCTTCGGGGACCTCGCGGCGGTGTTATACTCGTTGGAAAAGATAAAGATAATCCTATGGGCATTAAAACACTTAAAGGCGATCGATTGAAATTAATCTCCGAGGTTTTCGACGGCATGGTTATGCCCGGTATTCAGGGCGGACCTCTTATGCATATAATAATGGCTAAAGCTGTTGCTTTCGGAGAAGCTTTACAGGATTCCTTTGCGGATTATGCACGTCAGGTTATTAACAATGCTAAAACACTTGCTAACGAATTAATCGGGTATGGCTACGATATTGTCTCGGGCGGAACCGATAATCACCTGATGCTTGTCGATCTTACTGCAAAAGGTTTAAGTGGTAAGAAAATTGAAAATGCTTTAGGCCTTGCTGCTATAACTGTCAATAAAAACATGATTCCGTTCGATACTAAAAGTCCTTTTGTTACAAGTGGCATAAGAATCGGTACTCCTGCGGTTACTACAAGGGGAATGAAAGAAAATGAAATGAAGTTGATAGCGGAATTTATTAATAGAGCTATTATCAATTCTGAAAACGAATCTGAACTGAAATCCATCCGTAATCAGGTGGGTGAACTCTGTTCCGGATTCCCGTTGTATCCCGACCTAAAAACTAGTTAA